GTTCGCCACCGGCGGTGCCGGGAAGATCTTCAAGACCACCTCGAACGCGCACACGCTCACCGGCGACGGCATGGCGATCGCCTACCGCAAGGGGCTGCCGCTGGAGGACATGGAGTTCTTCCAGTTCCACCCGACCGGCCTGGCCGGCCTCGGGATCCTGCTGTCGGAGGCGGCCCGCGGCGAGGGCGGCATCCTGCGCAACAGCGACGGCGAGCGGTTCATGGAGCGCTACGCCCCGACCATCAAGGACCTCGCCCCGCGCGACATCGTCGCCCGGTCGATCGCCAACGAGGTGCGCGAGGGGCGCGGCTGCGGCCCCCACAAGGACTACGTCTACCTCGACCTCACGCACCTGGAGCCGGCGCACATCGACGCCAAGCTGCCGGACATCACCGAGTTCGCCCGCACCTATCTCGGGGTCGAGCCGTACAACGAGCCGATCCCGGTCTACCCGACCGCTCACTACGCGATGGGCGGCATGCCGACGACGATCACCGGTCAGGTGCTGCGCAACAGCACCGACACCGTGCCCGGCCTGTACGCCGCCGGCGAGGTCGCCTGCGTGTCGGTGCACGGGTCGAACCGGCTCGGCACGAACTCCCTGCTCGACATCAACGTCTTCGGCCGCCGCGCCGGGATCGCGGCCGCGGAGTACGCGAACCGGACCGAGTTCGTCGAGCTGCCCGACGGGCCCGCGACGGGCGTCGTCGCCGAGCTCGAGGCCATGCGCGCCCGCTCCACCGGCGAGCGCGTGGCCGATATCCGCCGCGAGCTGCAGACCACGATGGACGTGAACGCCCAGGTGTTCCGCACCGACGAATCGCTCAAGCAGGCCCGCGCCGACGTTCGGGCGCTGCAGGCCCGCTACAACGCGGTCGCGGTCCAGGACAAGGGCCAGCGGTTCAACACCGAGCTGCTCGAGGCGTTCGAGCTCGGCTTCCTGCTCGACCTGGCCGAGGTCGTGGTGGAGGGTGCGCTCAATCGCACCGAATCGCGCGGCGGCCACTTCCGCGAGGACTTCCCCGACCGCGACGATCCCAACTGGATGAAGCACACGATGGCCTACCGGGTCGCGGACGAGGGCGGCACGACCGATGCCGCCGGGATCGCCCCGCACCACATCCGGATCGACTACAAGCCGGTCACGGTCACCCGTTACCAGCCGATGGAGCGTAAGTACTGATGTCTGCCACTGCCCAGGCGCCCGAGGTCGACGAGGTCCCGACCTTCACGGTGACCCTGCGAATCGAACGGTACAACCCCGAAGCGGCCTCCCCCGAGCCGTACTGGGAGGACTTCCAGGTGTCGGTGCACGGCACGGACCGGGTGCTCGACGCGCTCCACCTGATCAAGTGGGACCAGGACGGCTCGCTCACGTTCCGCCGGTCCTGCGCGCACGGGGTCTGCGGCAGCGACGCGATGCGCATCAACGGGCGCAACCGGCTCGCGTGCAAGACCCTCCTCAAGGATCTCAACCCGAAGAAGCCGATCATCATCGAGCCGCTCAAGGCGCTGCCGGTGGAGAAGGACCTCGTCGTGGACATGGAGCCGTTCTTCGCCTCCTACCGCGAGATCATGCCCTTCCTCATGCCCGAGGGGAACACCCCCTCGAAGGAGCGCCTGCAGAGCGTCGAGCAGCGGGCCGCCTTCGACGACACGACCAAGTGCATCCTGTGCGCGGCCTGCACGAGCTCGTGCCCCGTGTTCTGGGCGGACGGGCAGTACTTCGGGCCGGCCGCGATCGTCAACGCCCACCGGTTCATCTTCGACTCCCGGGACGCCGGCGGCGAGCAGCGGCTGACGATCCTCAACGACAAGGAGGGCGTGTGGCGCTGCCGCACGGTCTTCAACTGCACCGAGGCCTGCCCCCGCGGGATCCAGGTGACCAAGGCGATCGCCGAGGTGAAGCAGGCGATCCTCACCCGCGGCTTCTGACCGGCGCGCACGCCGGTCCCCCCGTCCGGGTCAGACCTGCGGGCTGCGTCAGCGCCCGCGTTCGCGCATGAGCTGGCGGACCCGCGCGAAGAATCCGACCGGAGCCGGTTCCGGTTCGGGCTCGCGGGGCCGCTGCTCGATCGCGACGATCCCGGTGTAGGTGTCGAAGGTCCAGTCGAGGGTCTCCGGCGCGACCACGGACACGTAGTTCGGGGTGTGGTCGACGTTGACCAGGGCCTTGCGATCGAGCTTGGGGCGAGCCGGCGGATCCGCGGTCCAGGCCGCGACGAGCAGCGCGAGCCGGGCGGCGAGGTTGAGCCAGATGAGCAGGGTCGCCAGCGCCGCGACCGCGGCGACCGATCCGAGCAGCGGCCGGCCCGAGACGTTCGCCACGACGGAGGCCCCGAGCAGCCGCAGCGCGCCGGTGCCGACGGCGCCCAGGGCGCAGCCCTGCCAGAGCCGCGCCCAGGGCACCCGCGCCCCGGCCAGCCCGCGGAAGAGGACGGCGAAGACGGAGGCGTCCACGAAGAAGCTCACGGCGATCGTGGCGACGTCGAGGCCGAGGCGTGACCCCGACTCGTTCATGAGCCACCCGACGTGCCGTTCCAGCCAGCCGAACGCGACCTGGGTCACGACCGCCAGGAACGAGGTCGTAAGCACCGACACGGCCAGGCCGATGAACCCGAGCAGGTCGCGCAACTTGCCGAACAGGAAGTTCTCGCCGGTCTTGCGCAGCCCGAACATCGCCCGCAGAGCCGTGCGCAGCGCCGCCATGACCACGGTGGCGGAGTTGAGCAGCACGAGCACGGCGATGATGCCGGCCACGCCCCACCCGGTCGCGAGCACGAGCTGATCCGGGGTGACCAGGCCGGTTCCCGAGCCGGTGTCGATCACCCCGGGCAGCACCTGGTCGATCTGGGCGAACACGGTCTGCGCGAAGCCCGGATGCTCGCGGAACACCCCGACCAACGCCGTGAGCGCGATCGTCAGGGCGGCGGCGACCGAGAGGAGCCCGCCCAGGGCGATCCCGCCGCTCAGTTGGGCGCCGTTGCCGGCGCTGTACCGGGCCAGGGCACGGGCGATCCTCGTGTCGCGCCACCACGACTCGGCCCGGGCGGCCGCGATTTTGAGCCGTTCGATCATGCCCGCGAGGACCGAACGGCCCGGTCGGTCCGTCGCCCGCGGCTCCTGTTCGCCGCCGGCGCCGCCCGTCCGCGCGCGTCTCATACGGTGAGCGTGAATCGATCGATTCCCCGCCACACGCCGTCGAGCCCGTGCTCGAAGAGTTCGAACGCGGCGACCGGGAACTCGGCGGAGAAGTCGGCCATCGCCGCCTCGGCCCGATCGAGCGAGGTGTCGTCGATCTCGTGGGCGATCGTCACGTGCGGACGGTAGGGGAAGCGCTGCTCGGCCGCGAGCGGGCCCGCGTTCAACGCCGCCTGGAGACCGGTGCAGTCGTCCCCGCCGCGCACGAGCGGGACGAAGACCACCGGGGTGATGGGCCGGAACGTCTCGGTGCCGGCCAGCCGGACGATGAACGGTGACCGGGCCGCGGCGACGCGCGCGAGGTGAGCGACGACGTCCATAAGCCGTTCCGGATCGATCCAGGTGGGCGGGACGAGCGTGATGTGCGGGGGGATGAGGCCGGCGCGCGGATCACCGGCGTCGAGCCGGGCCCGGGTGAGGGCAGCACGATACGGGTCGGGAATCTCGATCGCGACACCGATCCACATCTCGACTCCAGCGGCTCAGTTCGGCACCCCGCGTGGGCCCGTCTCGCGTAACTCTCCCACAAAACGACGCTTGTTCAGACTTGTGTTATTGTGTTCAGATGACTACCGGGATGGCGTTATCCAACGAGCACACCGCGGTGCGGCGCACACCGACGACCCTGGCCGACGGCCGGGACCTCTTCTACTTCGACGATTCCGAGCCGTACGTCTCCGGACGGGCCACCCGGCGGCTCGACGACCCCCGCCCGCTGGCCGACCGCTTCGCCTCGTTCACCGACCCAGGCGGCACGACCCGCGAGGTCACGGGCCCGCAGATGCGCCAGGATCCGCTCACGGGCGAGTGGATCCCCATGGCCACCCACCGGATGAATCGCACCTTCCTCCCCGGCCCGGACGCGAACCCGCTCGCGCCGGCCGACCCGACGGCCGAATACTCCGACGGCGAGATCCCCGCCGAGGACTACGACGTCGTCGTGTTCGAGAACCGCTTCCCCTCGCTCATGGCGGTGCCCGGGGCGCCCGCGGACACCTCGTTCGTGGACGACAGCCCGCTGTGGCCGACGCGCCCGGCCGCCGGCCGCTGCGAGGTCATCTGCTTCTCCCCCGATCCGGACGCCTCCCTCGGAGGAGTCTCCGAGCGGCGGATGCGCACGATCGTCGAGGCGTGGACCGACCGCACCCGCGACCTGAGCGCGCTGCCCGGCATCGAGCAGGTCTACATCTTCGAGAACCGCGGCAAGGACATCGGCGTCACCCTGCATCACCCGCACGGGCAGATCTACGCCTACCCCTACCTCACCGCGCGCACCGAGCAGATGCTCACCCGCGCCCGGGCCCATCGGGAGCGCACCGGGCGGAACCTGCTGCGCGACATCCTCGAGGCCGAACTCGCCTCCGGGCGGCGGATCGTGGCCGAGACCGAGCATTGGGTCGCCTACGTGCCGGCCGCCGCGCGCTGGCCCGTCGAGGTGCACATCGCCCCGCGCCGCGACGTGCCCGACCTGCCCGCCCTGACCCGGGCCGAACGCGACGACTTCGCCGGCCTGTACCTGCGGCTGCTGCGCCGCCTCGAGCGCTTCTTCGTCGACGACGAGGGCCGCGGCATCCCGCTGCCCTACATCTCGGGATGGCATCAGGCGCCGACCCGCGAGGGCCGCGACGACCTGCGCCTGCACCTGCAGTTCTTCTCGCTGCTGCGCGCGCCGGGCAAGCTCAAGTACCTCGCGGGCTCCGAATCGGGCATGGGCGCGTGGATCTCCGACACCTCGCCCGAGCGCATCGCCGACCGGCTGCGCGAGATCCCCGCCGAGCCGGTCGCGTAGCGATGACCACCTGGATCGCCCCGTGGGAGCGTGCGGACGGCGCAGCTCGGGCCCGCGCGACGTTCACCGCCGCCTTCGGTTACGAGCCGTCGGGGGTGTGGGCCGCGCCCGGCCGCGTGAACATCATCGGCGAGCACGTCGACTACAACGGGGGCGTGTGCCTGCCGATCGCGCTGCCGCACCGCACGTATCTGGCCTTCGCGCCGCGGCCGGATCCGGCGGATCGCAGCGTGCGGCTCGTCTCGGACCGGGAGGCGGCGACCTGGGCGGGCTCGCTCGACGAGGTGGCGCCGGGACTCGGGTCCTGGGCGGCCTACGTGGTGGGCGTGCCGTGGGCGCTCGAGCAGGCGGGCCACGCGACGACCGGGTTCGACGCCGCGGTCTCCTCGTGCGTGCCCTACGGCGCCGGCCTGAGCTCCTCGGCGGCGCTCGAGTGCGCCGCCGCCGTGGCCCTGGCCGACGCAGACTCCTGGGACGGACCGGACCCGGCCACGACCGCGGGCCGATCGGTGCTCGCCGCCGCGTGCGTCCGGGCCGAGAACGAGATCGCCGGGGCGAACACCGGCGGCATGGACCAGAACGCCTCGCTCCACTGCCGCGCCGACCACGCCCTCCACTTCGACACCCGCTCCGGTGAGCTGAGCCAGGTGCCCTTCGACGTGTCCGGGCACGGCCTCGAGCTCCTCGTGATCGACACGAAGGCCCCGCACGCGCTGGTCGACGGCCAGTACGCGGCCCGGCGCGCCACCTGCGAGGCCGCGGCGGCCGAGCTCGGCGTGGCCACGCTGCGGGACGTCGAGGACCTGGGGGCCGCGCTCGCGCGGCTGCGCGATCCCGTGAGCCGGGCGCGGGTGCGTCACGTGGTCACCGAGATCGAGCGGGTCGAGGAGTTCTCCGCGGCGTTCCGAGCCGACGACCTCGCGCGAGCCGGCGAACTCATGACCGCCTCGCACGTGTCGCTGCGTGACGACTACGAGGTCTCGGCGCCGGAGCTCGACGTGGCCGTCGATTCGGCCCTCGGGGCGGGCGCCCTCGGTGCCCGGATGACCGGTGGTGGCTTCGGCGGGTCGGCGATCGCCCTCGTACCCGCCGGTTCGCCGGCGGTCGTGGTGGCCGCGGTCGAGGCCGCATTCGACCGCTCCGGGTTCGCCGCCCCCGAGTTCCTCCTCGCCCCTGCGGCCGAAGGCGCCGGACGCGTGGCCTGAGCCGGCGACCGGGCGAGGGACGACCGGGCGAGCAACGACCGGTCCCCGTCGCGGCCCGGTGTGATTCCCCGTCGTTGCCCGCGTCTTCGCCGGCATTCCGCGGGTTGCCGGTCGG
The window above is part of the Pseudactinotalea sp. HY158 genome. Proteins encoded here:
- the sdhA gene encoding succinate dehydrogenase flavoprotein subunit, translated to MQTHRYDVVIVGAGGAGMRAALESSTRARTAVLTKLYPTRSHTGAAQGGMCAALANVEDDNWEWHTFDTVKGGDYLVDQDAAEVMAKEAIDAVLDLEKMGLPFNRTPEGRIDQRRFGGHTRNHGEAAVRRSCYAADRTGHMILQTLYQQCVKQKVEFFNEFYVLDLLLVDDPEGGEGAKKVAGVVSFELATGEIHVVQAKSVVFATGGAGKIFKTTSNAHTLTGDGMAIAYRKGLPLEDMEFFQFHPTGLAGLGILLSEAARGEGGILRNSDGERFMERYAPTIKDLAPRDIVARSIANEVREGRGCGPHKDYVYLDLTHLEPAHIDAKLPDITEFARTYLGVEPYNEPIPVYPTAHYAMGGMPTTITGQVLRNSTDTVPGLYAAGEVACVSVHGSNRLGTNSLLDINVFGRRAGIAAAEYANRTEFVELPDGPATGVVAELEAMRARSTGERVADIRRELQTTMDVNAQVFRTDESLKQARADVRALQARYNAVAVQDKGQRFNTELLEAFELGFLLDLAEVVVEGALNRTESRGGHFREDFPDRDDPNWMKHTMAYRVADEGGTTDAAGIAPHHIRIDYKPVTVTRYQPMERKY
- a CDS encoding succinate dehydrogenase iron-sulfur subunit, yielding MSATAQAPEVDEVPTFTVTLRIERYNPEAASPEPYWEDFQVSVHGTDRVLDALHLIKWDQDGSLTFRRSCAHGVCGSDAMRINGRNRLACKTLLKDLNPKKPIIIEPLKALPVEKDLVVDMEPFFASYREIMPFLMPEGNTPSKERLQSVEQRAAFDDTTKCILCAACTSSCPVFWADGQYFGPAAIVNAHRFIFDSRDAGGEQRLTILNDKEGVWRCRTVFNCTEACPRGIQVTKAIAEVKQAILTRGF
- a CDS encoding YihY/virulence factor BrkB family protein, which produces MRRARTGGAGGEQEPRATDRPGRSVLAGMIERLKIAAARAESWWRDTRIARALARYSAGNGAQLSGGIALGGLLSVAAALTIALTALVGVFREHPGFAQTVFAQIDQVLPGVIDTGSGTGLVTPDQLVLATGWGVAGIIAVLVLLNSATVVMAALRTALRAMFGLRKTGENFLFGKLRDLLGFIGLAVSVLTTSFLAVVTQVAFGWLERHVGWLMNESGSRLGLDVATIAVSFFVDASVFAVLFRGLAGARVPWARLWQGCALGAVGTGALRLLGASVVANVSGRPLLGSVAAVAALATLLIWLNLAARLALLVAAWTADPPARPKLDRKALVNVDHTPNYVSVVAPETLDWTFDTYTGIVAIEQRPREPEPEPAPVGFFARVRQLMRERGR
- a CDS encoding 2'-5' RNA ligase family protein; translated protein: MWIGVAIEIPDPYRAALTRARLDAGDPRAGLIPPHITLVPPTWIDPERLMDVVAHLARVAAARSPFIVRLAGTETFRPITPVVFVPLVRGGDDCTGLQAALNAGPLAAEQRFPYRPHVTIAHEIDDTSLDRAEAAMADFSAEFPVAAFELFEHGLDGVWRGIDRFTLTV
- the galT gene encoding galactose-1-phosphate uridylyltransferase; its protein translation is MALSNEHTAVRRTPTTLADGRDLFYFDDSEPYVSGRATRRLDDPRPLADRFASFTDPGGTTREVTGPQMRQDPLTGEWIPMATHRMNRTFLPGPDANPLAPADPTAEYSDGEIPAEDYDVVVFENRFPSLMAVPGAPADTSFVDDSPLWPTRPAAGRCEVICFSPDPDASLGGVSERRMRTIVEAWTDRTRDLSALPGIEQVYIFENRGKDIGVTLHHPHGQIYAYPYLTARTEQMLTRARAHRERTGRNLLRDILEAELASGRRIVAETEHWVAYVPAAARWPVEVHIAPRRDVPDLPALTRAERDDFAGLYLRLLRRLERFFVDDEGRGIPLPYISGWHQAPTREGRDDLRLHLQFFSLLRAPGKLKYLAGSESGMGAWISDTSPERIADRLREIPAEPVA
- the galK gene encoding galactokinase — encoded protein: MTTWIAPWERADGAARARATFTAAFGYEPSGVWAAPGRVNIIGEHVDYNGGVCLPIALPHRTYLAFAPRPDPADRSVRLVSDREAATWAGSLDEVAPGLGSWAAYVVGVPWALEQAGHATTGFDAAVSSCVPYGAGLSSSAALECAAAVALADADSWDGPDPATTAGRSVLAAACVRAENEIAGANTGGMDQNASLHCRADHALHFDTRSGELSQVPFDVSGHGLELLVIDTKAPHALVDGQYAARRATCEAAAAELGVATLRDVEDLGAALARLRDPVSRARVRHVVTEIERVEEFSAAFRADDLARAGELMTASHVSLRDDYEVSAPELDVAVDSALGAGALGARMTGGGFGGSAIALVPAGSPAVVVAAVEAAFDRSGFAAPEFLLAPAAEGAGRVA